From Stigmatopora nigra isolate UIUO_SnigA chromosome 17, RoL_Snig_1.1, whole genome shotgun sequence, a single genomic window includes:
- the LOC144210554 gene encoding growth arrest and DNA damage-inducible protein GADD45 gamma-like, translating to MQSIGKSLKEALLGAQSENRLTVGVYESAKIMTEDPDSVSFCVLAVDEDFEGDIALQIHFTLIQSFCFDNDISIVRVSDKQRLAEIVTDGSKQLEDVHCVLITSPTESTWEDPSLEKLHLFCEESRRLNDWVPEISLPGR from the exons ATGCAATCTATTGGAAAATCCCTCAAGGAAGCTCTGCTCGGTGCTCAGAGCGAGAATCGACTCACTGTTGGAGTCTATGAGAGTGCCAAAATAATGACTGA aGATCCAGACAGCGTGTCCTTTTGCGTGCTTGCCGTGGATGAGGATTTTGAGGGCGACATCGCTCTGCAGATCCACTTCACCCTCATCCAGTCCTTCTGCTTCGACAATGATATTAGcattgtgagagtgagtgacaAGCAGCGTCTGGCTGAGATCGTCACTGACGGGTCAAAGCAGCTCGAAGATGTTCACTGTGTCCTCATCACG AGCCCAACCGAAAGCACTTGGGAGGACCCCTCCTTGGAGAAACTGCACTTGTTCTGTGAAGAGAGCCGTCGTCTGAACGACTGGGTCCCCGAGATCAGCCTCCCTGGACGCTGA
- the gadd45gb.1 gene encoding growth arrest and DNA-damage-inducible, gamma b, tandem duplicate 1, translating to MTLEEILTQKSAERAHCTGKALEEVLVTAMDNDSLTVGVYECAKVMNLDPDSVSFCVLAVDEDFEGDIALQIHFTLIQSFCFDNDISIVRVSDKQRLAEIVTDGSKQLEDAHCVLITSPTEGAWEDPSLEKLHLFCEESRHMNDWVPEISLPGR from the exons ATGACTCTTGAAGAGATTCTAACCCAGAAATCTGCCGAGCGTGCTCATTGCACCGGCAAAGCCTTGGAAGAGGTGTTGGTCACCGCTATGGACAACGATTCCCTCACCGTGGGCGTTTACGAGTGCGCAAAAGTGATGAATCT aGATCCAGACAGCGTGTCCTTTTGCGTGCTTGCCGTGGATGAAGATTTTGAGGGCGACATCGCTCTGCAGATCCACTTCACCCTCATCCAGTCCTTCTGCTTCGACAACGACATTAGTATTGTGAGAGTGAGCGACAAGCAGCGTCTGGCTGAGATCGTCACTGACGGGTCCAAGCAGCTCGAAGATGCTCACTGTGTCCTCATCACG AGCCCAACTGAAGGTGCTTGGGAGGACCCCTCTTTGGAGAAACTGCACCTGTTCTGTGAAGAGAGCCGTCATATGAATGACTGGGTCCCCGAGATCAGCCTCCCCGGACGTTGA
- the nim1kb gene encoding serine/threonine-protein kinase NIM1 isoform X2, whose protein sequence is METSLQMPAGQITIVSPKLHHSLYSLTDSSDAEQDGDEAVGPPCITPLQKLTSDMHKNDRIIKELVIGRRVGFYKIRGEIGHGTFSRVKMAFHALTKDKVALKILDKTRFDPQAQRLLSREVSNMNSLQHPNVIRLYEVVETPSRLYLVLEYAGGGDLHNKICNEGKLDDNTCKITFSQILSAIKYMHNNNIIHRDLKAENVLFTSSGCVKVADFGFSKEISNRNDALDTFCGSPPYAAPELFKDEYYLGPLVDVWAMGVLLFFMVTGTMPFRADTMGKLRRSVIQGTYSIPPWVPGPCQRLIRGILKTDPMERCAVDQMLGCDWLLSVEFPWPLAPLEPASPLQSLLDSESRDLVEEEETEEVRCSLEKLGFTSVHLRNNQLNDSRSPVTGVYRILLHRAQNRRGCDSLPVVRGMVRDPKREGLRAYRGLRHTSKLCVLS, encoded by the exons ATGGAAACATCATTACAAATGCCTGCAGGACAGATCACCATAGTAAGCCCAAAACTCCACCACAGCCTTTACAGCCTAACAGACAGTTCAGATGCTGAACAAGATGGTGATGAAGCAGTTGGCCCCCCATGCATTACCCCACTGCAGAAACTCACATCGGACATGCACAAAAATGACAGAATCATCAAGGAACTTGTCATTGGCCGCAGGGTGGGCTTCTACAAGATTAGAGGAGAGATTGGACACGGGACCTTCTCCAGAGTCAAAATGGCATTTCATGCTCTGACAAAAG ACAAAGTTGCTCTTAAAATCCTGGACAAGACAAGATTTGACCCTCAGGCCCAACGGCTTCTCTCCAGGGAAGTCAGCAATATGAACTCCCTGCAGCACCCTAACGTTATCCGTCTTTATGAAGTCGTCGAGACGCCTAGTCGACTTTACTTGGTGCTAGAATACGCAGGGGGAGGAGACCTTCACAACAAGATCTGCAATGAGGGAAAACTTGATGACAACACCTGCAAGATCACATTCTCACAGATCCTCTCTGCCATTAAATATATG CATAATAATAACATCATCCACCGGGACTTGAAGGCCGAGAACGTTCTGTTCACATCGAGTGGCTGCGTTAAAGTTGCCGATTTTGGATTCAGCAAGGAGATTTCCAACCGCAATGATGCTCTCGACACTTTCTGTGGCTCGCCTCCATACGCTGCTCCGGAGCTCTTCAAGGATGAATACTACCTTGGCCCGTTGGTGGACGTGTGGGCTATGGGGGTCCTCCTTTTCTTCATGGTGACCGGCACCATGCCATTCCGTGCTGATACCATGGGAAAGTTAAGGCGTTCTGTCATCCAAGGCACTTACAGTATCCCCCCCTGGGTCCCTGGACCCTGTCAGAGGCTCATCAGGGGCATCCTGAAGACAGATCCTATGGAGCGTTGTGCGGTTGACCAGATGCTAGGTTGTGATTGGCTCTTATCGGTGGAGTTCCCTTGGCCGTTGGCGCCACTGGAACCAGCCAGCCCGCTGCAAAGCCTCTTGGATTCAGAAAGTAGAGACCTTGTCGAAGAAGAGGAGACGGAGGAGGTCAGGTGCTCGCTGGAGAAACTCGGTTTTACCTCGGTACACCTTCGGAACAATCAGCTGAATGACAGTCGAAGCCCAGTAACCGGCGTCTATCGGATCTTGCTGCACCGAGCGCAAAACAGGAGGGGCTGCGACAGCCTGCCGGTGGTCCGGGGAATGGTGAGGGACCCTAAACGGGAGGGACTTCGGGCATATAGAGGCCTCAGGCACACCTCCAAACTTTGTGTGCTTTCTTAA
- the nim1kb gene encoding serine/threonine-protein kinase NIM1 isoform X1 codes for MQMETSLQMPAGQITIVSPKLHHSLYSLTDSSDAEQDGDEAVGPPCITPLQKLTSDMHKNDRIIKELVIGRRVGFYKIRGEIGHGTFSRVKMAFHALTKDKVALKILDKTRFDPQAQRLLSREVSNMNSLQHPNVIRLYEVVETPSRLYLVLEYAGGGDLHNKICNEGKLDDNTCKITFSQILSAIKYMHNNNIIHRDLKAENVLFTSSGCVKVADFGFSKEISNRNDALDTFCGSPPYAAPELFKDEYYLGPLVDVWAMGVLLFFMVTGTMPFRADTMGKLRRSVIQGTYSIPPWVPGPCQRLIRGILKTDPMERCAVDQMLGCDWLLSVEFPWPLAPLEPASPLQSLLDSESRDLVEEEETEEVRCSLEKLGFTSVHLRNNQLNDSRSPVTGVYRILLHRAQNRRGCDSLPVVRGMVRDPKREGLRAYRGLRHTSKLCVLS; via the exons ATGCAGATGGAAACATCATTACAAATGCCTGCAGGACAGATCACCATAGTAAGCCCAAAACTCCACCACAGCCTTTACAGCCTAACAGACAGTTCAGATGCTGAACAAGATGGTGATGAAGCAGTTGGCCCCCCATGCATTACCCCACTGCAGAAACTCACATCGGACATGCACAAAAATGACAGAATCATCAAGGAACTTGTCATTGGCCGCAGGGTGGGCTTCTACAAGATTAGAGGAGAGATTGGACACGGGACCTTCTCCAGAGTCAAAATGGCATTTCATGCTCTGACAAAAG ACAAAGTTGCTCTTAAAATCCTGGACAAGACAAGATTTGACCCTCAGGCCCAACGGCTTCTCTCCAGGGAAGTCAGCAATATGAACTCCCTGCAGCACCCTAACGTTATCCGTCTTTATGAAGTCGTCGAGACGCCTAGTCGACTTTACTTGGTGCTAGAATACGCAGGGGGAGGAGACCTTCACAACAAGATCTGCAATGAGGGAAAACTTGATGACAACACCTGCAAGATCACATTCTCACAGATCCTCTCTGCCATTAAATATATG CATAATAATAACATCATCCACCGGGACTTGAAGGCCGAGAACGTTCTGTTCACATCGAGTGGCTGCGTTAAAGTTGCCGATTTTGGATTCAGCAAGGAGATTTCCAACCGCAATGATGCTCTCGACACTTTCTGTGGCTCGCCTCCATACGCTGCTCCGGAGCTCTTCAAGGATGAATACTACCTTGGCCCGTTGGTGGACGTGTGGGCTATGGGGGTCCTCCTTTTCTTCATGGTGACCGGCACCATGCCATTCCGTGCTGATACCATGGGAAAGTTAAGGCGTTCTGTCATCCAAGGCACTTACAGTATCCCCCCCTGGGTCCCTGGACCCTGTCAGAGGCTCATCAGGGGCATCCTGAAGACAGATCCTATGGAGCGTTGTGCGGTTGACCAGATGCTAGGTTGTGATTGGCTCTTATCGGTGGAGTTCCCTTGGCCGTTGGCGCCACTGGAACCAGCCAGCCCGCTGCAAAGCCTCTTGGATTCAGAAAGTAGAGACCTTGTCGAAGAAGAGGAGACGGAGGAGGTCAGGTGCTCGCTGGAGAAACTCGGTTTTACCTCGGTACACCTTCGGAACAATCAGCTGAATGACAGTCGAAGCCCAGTAACCGGCGTCTATCGGATCTTGCTGCACCGAGCGCAAAACAGGAGGGGCTGCGACAGCCTGCCGGTGGTCCGGGGAATGGTGAGGGACCCTAAACGGGAGGGACTTCGGGCATATAGAGGCCTCAGGCACACCTCCAAACTTTGTGTGCTTTCTTAA
- the ccdc152 gene encoding coiled-coil domain-containing protein 152 isoform X2 has translation MARINGINLDQLTDEFIILENKIGELNSRNIQLEAMVEDANRKVKYHESKEKSVTDERNSLLATVNKLQLAVQKQCNLRGANETLKNDMAILKQQTQRTEEDGEAEIQRLLSEIEVHKESHKRETEILMQECKMQVEKAHKESFARIQAQEAEVKKLLGKKDLELEEMNKKMEEQERKQQSELLKLKIELARTQNTVQMNQHQQKQHSSVNAAQDYYTRKLHFVQDEKNKQILSLNQRIEELQDNHRPDSLSTCLKRKRPTFT, from the exons ATGGCAAGGATAAACGGCATTAATCTTGACCAATTAACCGATGAGTTCATCATACTTGAAAAC AAAATTGGAGAGTTAAATAGCAGAAATATCCAGCTCGAAGCGATGGTAGAAGACGCCAATAGAAAGGTGAAATATCACGAGAGCAAAGAGAAAAGTGTTACTGATG AAAGAAATTCTTTACTTGCTACAGTGAACAAGCTGCAGTTGGCTGTACAGAAACAGTGCAACCTTAGAG GGGCAAATGAAACACTTAAGAATGATATGGCAATATTGAAGCAACAAACTCAAAGAACAGAAGAG GATGGAGAGGCTGAAATCCAACGACTGCTCAGTGAAATTGAAGTACACAAAGAAAGCCACAAGAGGGAAACAGAGATTCTAATGCAGGAGTGCAAAATGCAAGTGGAGAAGGCCCACAAAGAGAGTTTTGCTAGAA TACAAGCCCAAGAAGCTGAAGTTAAGAAGTTGCTTGGGAAAAAGGATTTGGAGCTGGAAGAAATGAACAAGAAGATGGAAGAGCAAGAAAGAAAACAGCAAAGCGagcttttgaaattaaaaattgaG TTGGCAAGAACTCAGAACACTGTACAGATGAACCAACATCAGCAGAAACAACATAGCTCAGTTAATGCAGCACAAGATTACTACACAAGG AAACTGCACTTTGTTCAAGATGAGAAGAACAAGCAGATTTTGTCTCTAAATCAGAGAATTGAAGAACTCCAAGACAACCATCGTCCTGACAGCCTCTCTACCtgtttaaagagaaaaagaccaACGTTTACTTAA
- the ccdc152 gene encoding coiled-coil domain-containing protein 152 isoform X1 yields the protein MARINGINLDQLTDEFIILENKIGELNSRNIQLEAMVEDANRKVKYHESKEKSVTDERNSLLATVNKLQLAVQKQCNLRGANETLKNDMAILKQQTQRTEEGKLSICVIYLILYHKDGEAEIQRLLSEIEVHKESHKRETEILMQECKMQVEKAHKESFARIQAQEAEVKKLLGKKDLELEEMNKKMEEQERKQQSELLKLKIELARTQNTVQMNQHQQKQHSSVNAAQDYYTRKLHFVQDEKNKQILSLNQRIEELQDNHRPDSLSTCLKRKRPTFT from the exons ATGGCAAGGATAAACGGCATTAATCTTGACCAATTAACCGATGAGTTCATCATACTTGAAAAC AAAATTGGAGAGTTAAATAGCAGAAATATCCAGCTCGAAGCGATGGTAGAAGACGCCAATAGAAAGGTGAAATATCACGAGAGCAAAGAGAAAAGTGTTACTGATG AAAGAAATTCTTTACTTGCTACAGTGAACAAGCTGCAGTTGGCTGTACAGAAACAGTGCAACCTTAGAG GGGCAAATGAAACACTTAAGAATGATATGGCAATATTGAAGCAACAAACTCAAAGAACAGAAGAG gggAAACTATCTATTTGTGTGATTTATCTCATTTTGTATCATAAGGATGGAGAGGCTGAAATCCAACGACTGCTCAGTGAAATTGAAGTACACAAAGAAAGCCACAAGAGGGAAACAGAGATTCTAATGCAGGAGTGCAAAATGCAAGTGGAGAAGGCCCACAAAGAGAGTTTTGCTAGAA TACAAGCCCAAGAAGCTGAAGTTAAGAAGTTGCTTGGGAAAAAGGATTTGGAGCTGGAAGAAATGAACAAGAAGATGGAAGAGCAAGAAAGAAAACAGCAAAGCGagcttttgaaattaaaaattgaG TTGGCAAGAACTCAGAACACTGTACAGATGAACCAACATCAGCAGAAACAACATAGCTCAGTTAATGCAGCACAAGATTACTACACAAGG AAACTGCACTTTGTTCAAGATGAGAAGAACAAGCAGATTTTGTCTCTAAATCAGAGAATTGAAGAACTCCAAGACAACCATCGTCCTGACAGCCTCTCTACCtgtttaaagagaaaaagaccaACGTTTACTTAA
- the ghrb gene encoding growth hormone receptor b: MSALLIVFLHVITASALESVSDKETSIKYPHLTGCVSHNMETFYCRWDVGNMKNLSSSKDVRLFYMAKIPLLATLNEWHECPYYPPERSNECFFRENYTYIWSEYSIQLCSWDQTIIYDVKTFNVENIVEPDPPLSLNWTMLNVSSTGNYYDIMVSWKPPPSADVKMGWMTLQYEVQQRREDSDHWDTAELVKNTHRTLYGLQGNVNYEVRVRCKKHGAKKFGQFSDSVFVHVSLEGSRFPFVTLLISGTLCLVAILTLVVLSQQQKLMVILLPPVPGPKIRGIDPKLLKKGKLDEIRSILGAPPELRPELYTNDPWVEFIDLDFEEHGDKLVNLDTDLLTDRSLLFSNFAQLSIGSRDDDSGHASSCDPELASDADTSATAAGLGSVSATVGDTLSEGPVKEAMYTQVSEVKPYGKVLLSPEDEMECNTAKVFKKAENKVDKNDIQLVVSSESRGYTSELNAGQNSLPLATCNLSDPCSTILSPKDYQKPFHESDTDPTSHLPPTAVYTVVEDVDRQNSLVLTPNSVPSLIILKNTPTSDGYLTPDLLGNITP, translated from the exons ATGTCAGCtcttctcattgtttttcttcatgtCATCACTGCCTCAGCGTTGGAATCTGTTTCCGACAAAG AAACATCAATTAAATACCCACATCTCACTGGTTGTGTGTCTCACAACATGGAGACTTTTTACTGCAGATGGGATGTTGGAAACATGAAGAATTTGTCAAGTTCGAAAGATGTGCGCTTGTTCTACATGGCCAAAAT ACCCCTGCTAGCAACTTTAAATGAGTGGCACGAGTGTCCCTATTACCCACCGGAGAGATCAAAtgagtgttttttcagagaaaattaCACATACATTTGGAGTGAATACAGCATTCAGCTCTGCTCATGGGATCAAACCATTATTTATGATGTGAAAACTTTTAATGTTGAAAACATTG TGGAACCAGATCCACCTCTCAGCCTGAATTGGACAATGCTGAATGTGAGTTCGACAGGCAACTACTATGATATAATGGTCAGTTGGAAGCCACCTCCATCTGCAGATGTGAAGATGGGATGGATGACATTGCAGTATGAGGTCCAACAACGCAGAGAAGATTCTGATCACTGGGATACG GCCGAACTTGTGAAAAACACACACCGTACTTTGTATGGGCTTCAAGGTAATGTAAATTATGAAGTTCGAGTCCGCTGCAAAAAGCACGGTGCGAAGAAATTTGGTCAGTTCAGCGACTCAGTATTTGTCCACGTCTCATTGgaag GGTCAAGATTTCCTTTTGTGACTTTACTCATCTCTGGCACTTTGTGCTTGGTAGCTATCTTGACGTTGGTCGTCTTGTCGCAGCAACAAAA GTTAATGGTCATTCTTCTACCACCTGTTCCTGGACCTAAAATAAGAGGAATTGACCCTAAACTTTTAAAG AAAGGCAAACTGGATGAGATAAGATCCATTCTGGGAGCACCCCCTGAACTGAGACCTGAGCTGTACACCAATGACCCCTGGGTAGAATTCATTGATCTGGACTTTGAGGAACATGGCGACAAACTCGTGAACCTAGACACGGATTTGCTCACAGATCGATCGTTGTTGTTCTCGAACTTTGCGCAACTTTCCATCGGTTCCAGGGATGACGACTCGGGCCATGCGAGCTCTTGTGATCCTGAACTTGCTAGTGATGCGGACACTTCTGCTACTGCTGCTGGACTTGGCTCTGTAAGTGCCACAGTGGGAGATACACTATCAGAAGGCCCTGTTAAAGAGGCAATGTATACACAAGTGAGTGAGGTTAAGCCCTATGGCAAAGTTTTATTATCCCCTGAAGATGAGATGGAGTGCAACACAGCCAAAGTATtcaaaaaagcagaaaataagGTAGACAAGAATGACATTCAACTCGTTGTATCTTCAGAAAGCAGAGGTTATACTTCAGAGCTCAATGCAGGACAAAATAGTCTACCTTTGGCCACTTGCAACTTAAGTGATCCTTGTTCAACAATTTTATCACCAAAGGACTACCAGAAACCTTTTCATGAGTCAGATACAGATCCTACATCTCATCTTCCGCCTACAGCCGTCTATACTGTAGTAGAGGACGTTGATAGGCAAAACAGCCTTGTATTGACACCAAATTCAGTACCTTCTCTGATTATCTTAAAAAACACGCCGACATCAGATGGATACCTGACACCGGACCTTTTAGGAAATATTACACCCTAA
- the LOC144210537 gene encoding regulator of G-protein signaling 7-binding protein B-like isoform X1: MSSAPCGRKKRPRSAGSVLPITRVVQTDAEHQESAVDGSRMTVQEFNTLVALYREQVISVGEMSADCPSLRAQMHYTRAKGCSVARAAHQDLALIAVSGFIDCVPSHYRPEDGEIHPEICRLFIQLQCCLEMFITEMLKSMCLLGVLQLHRKRTDSEPKMDFRVDESSDVPILEDRSSSPIDYPNDPWLVGVHIENIERDMQEMRNLLSKLRDTMPLPLKNQDDSSLLNLTPHPLVRQRKRRFPGLCCMVSG; the protein is encoded by the exons ATGAGTTCTGCACCGTGCGGGCGGAAAAAGCGCCCCAGATCTGCAGGCAGCGTCTTGCCCATCACGAGAGTGGTGCAGACGGACGCGGAGCATCAGGAGAGCGCCGTGGATGGCAGCAGAatg actGTGCAGGAATTCAACACCCTAGTGGCCCTCTACCGGGAACAGGTCATTTCCGTGGGTGAGATGTCAGCCGACTGCCCCTCTCTACGGGCTCAGATGCACTACACACGGGCCAAAGGATGCTCCGTGGCCCGGGCTGCACACCAAGACCTCGCCCTCATTGCTGTTTCTGG TTTTATCGACTGTGTGCCCTCCCACTACAGACCAGAGGACGGAGAGATCCACCCGGAGATATGTCGACTTTTCATCCAGCTGCAGTGTTGCCTGGAGATGTTCATCACAGAGATGCTGAAGTCCATGTGCCTGCTGGGGGTGCTGCAGTTACACAGAAAAA GAACTGACTCTGAACCTAAGATGGACTTCAGAGTAGATGAAAGTTCTGACGTTCCAATTCTAGAGGACCGTTCCTCCTCACCCATTGACTATCCTAATGATCCCTGGCTGGTGGGAGTCCATATTGAAAATATAGAAAG AGATATGCAGGAGATGAGAAATCTGCTCAGCAAACTCAGGGACACAATGCCTTTGCCACTGAAAAATCAAG ACGACAGCAGTTTGCTAAACCTGACTCCACATCCACTGGTCCGACAAAGGAAGAGACGTTTCCCTGGACTCTGTTGCATGGTGTCTGGttaa
- the LOC144210537 gene encoding regulator of G-protein signaling 7-binding protein B-like isoform X2, which translates to MSSAPCGRKKRPRSAGSVLPITRVVQTDAEHQESAVDGSRMTVQEFNTLVALYREQVISVGEMSADCPSLRAQMHYTRAKGCSVARAAHQDLALIAVSGPEDGEIHPEICRLFIQLQCCLEMFITEMLKSMCLLGVLQLHRKRTDSEPKMDFRVDESSDVPILEDRSSSPIDYPNDPWLVGVHIENIERDMQEMRNLLSKLRDTMPLPLKNQDDSSLLNLTPHPLVRQRKRRFPGLCCMVSG; encoded by the exons ATGAGTTCTGCACCGTGCGGGCGGAAAAAGCGCCCCAGATCTGCAGGCAGCGTCTTGCCCATCACGAGAGTGGTGCAGACGGACGCGGAGCATCAGGAGAGCGCCGTGGATGGCAGCAGAatg actGTGCAGGAATTCAACACCCTAGTGGCCCTCTACCGGGAACAGGTCATTTCCGTGGGTGAGATGTCAGCCGACTGCCCCTCTCTACGGGCTCAGATGCACTACACACGGGCCAAAGGATGCTCCGTGGCCCGGGCTGCACACCAAGACCTCGCCCTCATTGCTGTTTCTGG ACCAGAGGACGGAGAGATCCACCCGGAGATATGTCGACTTTTCATCCAGCTGCAGTGTTGCCTGGAGATGTTCATCACAGAGATGCTGAAGTCCATGTGCCTGCTGGGGGTGCTGCAGTTACACAGAAAAA GAACTGACTCTGAACCTAAGATGGACTTCAGAGTAGATGAAAGTTCTGACGTTCCAATTCTAGAGGACCGTTCCTCCTCACCCATTGACTATCCTAATGATCCCTGGCTGGTGGGAGTCCATATTGAAAATATAGAAAG AGATATGCAGGAGATGAGAAATCTGCTCAGCAAACTCAGGGACACAATGCCTTTGCCACTGAAAAATCAAG ACGACAGCAGTTTGCTAAACCTGACTCCACATCCACTGGTCCGACAAAGGAAGAGACGTTTCCCTGGACTCTGTTGCATGGTGTCTGGttaa
- the htr1ab gene encoding 5-hydroxytryptamine (serotonin) receptor 1A b: MENANNTTVLSPSDPPLNKSTKEEEEEVRLSYQVFTSFLLVALILCAIFGNACVVAAIALERSLQNVANYLIGSLAVTDLMVSVLVLPMAALYQVLNRWTLGQIPCEIFISLDVLCCTSSILHLCAIALDRYWAITEPIEYLNKRTPRRAAILIGVTWLVGFSISVPPMLIMRSQPNNVEEDRKNPMQCKIRQDLWYTIYSTFGAFYIPLMLMLVLYGRIFKAARFRIRRTVRKSEKKKVADSCSAISPAIFHKKTPREAQSKSWKRSVEPRPVPCVNGAVKHAEDGESLEIIEVHSSLRGNLPLPNTPSTAPLFENRHEKATEAKRKIALARERKTVKTLGIIMGTFILCWLPFFIVALVMPFCQESCYMPRWLEDVINWLGYSNSLLNPIIYAYFNKDFQGAFKKIIKCHFCRP; encoded by the coding sequence ATGGAGAACGCAAACAACACAACCGTCTTGTCTCCATCTGACCCCCCTTTGAACAAAagcaccaaagaagaagaagaagaagtcagGTTGAGTTATCAGGTGTTCACCTCCTTCCTCCTAGTTGCGCTCATCTTGTGCGCAATTTTTGGGAACGCGTGTGTGGTTGCAGCCATCGCCCTGGAGCGCTCCTTACAGAACGTGGCCAACTATTTGATCGGTTCCCTTGCCGTTACCGATTTGATGGTGTCGGTGTTGGTTCTGCCCATGGCGGCGCTATACCAGGTTTTAAACCGGTGGACTCTGGGACAGATTCCATGCGAGATCTTCATCTCTTTGGATGTTTTGTGTTGCACTTCGTCTATATTGCACCTGTGTGCCATCGCACTGGATCGATACTGGGCCATTACCGAACCTATTGAGTACTTGAATAAGAGAACCCCTCGGAGAGCAGCGATTTTGATCGGCGTCACTTGGCTGGTGGGCTTCTCCATCTCAGTGCCGCCTATGTTGATCATGCGTTCCCAGCCAAACAACGTAGAAGAAGACAGAAAGAACCCCATGCAATGTAAGATACGTCAAGACCTCTGGTATACTATTTATTCCACTTTTGGGGCTTTTTACATCCCCCTTATGCTCATGTTAGTGCTGTACGGGCGGATATTTAAAGCAGCCAGATTCCGCATTCGAAGGACTGTGcgtaaaagtgaaaaaaagaaagtggcCGATTCGTGCTCGGCGATATCCCCCGCGATCTTTCACAAAAAGACACCCAGGGAAGCGCAGAGCAAAAGCTGGAAACGAAGCGTGGAGCCGCGCCCGGTTCCGTGCGTCAACGGAGCGGTGAAACACGCTGAAGATGGAGAATCCCTGGAGATCATCGAGGTTCACAGCAGTCTCAGAGGCAACCTTCCACTCCCCAACACTCCGAGCACGGCACCCTTGTTCGAGAACCGGCACGAAAAGGCCACCGAGGCCAAAAGGAAGATCGCTCTGGCTCGGGAGCGTAAAACGGTGAAGACGCTGGGCATCATCATGGGCACGTTCATTCTCTGCTGGCTGCCCTTTTTTATCGTCGCACTCGTCATGCCCTTTTGCCAGGAGTCGTGTTACATGCCACGCTGGCTGGAGGATGTGATCAACTGGCTGGGCTACTCCAACTCACTGCTCAATCCCATCATTTATGCTTACTTCAACAAAGACTTTCAGGGGGCTTTTAAGAAGATCATCAAGTGTCATTTCTGCAGACCCTAA
- the LOC144211071 gene encoding uncharacterized protein LOC144211071, with protein sequence METGQAPRACSSSEASGKSCWSLEVRVVMILVIAAGVVILFLLYRLLQTRHRLKMANARHALEYYSFYHTATYTFKHPSSFEKLKNGSVPRTVAPVPTVALATPVVTAPLPPLPVALSASMPLPSAPVHPSVPLLQVTPPFLARPAPVDHTLAASPHLSWGACSDVDIYSRIGTYRPSRLSSLSTNSKVILFEHSSL encoded by the exons ATGGAGACAGGCCAGGCCCCTCGGGCCTGCAGTTCATCTGAAGCATCTGGGAAATCCTGCTGGAGTTTAGAGGTCAGAGTGGTGATGATTCTGGTGATTGCAGCTGGAGTTGTCATCCTCTTCCTTCTGTACAGACTCTTACAAACACGTCACAG GCTTAAAATGGCGAATGCAAGACATGCATTGGAGTACTACAGCTTCTACCACACAGCAACCTACACATTCAAACATCCATCGTCTTTTGAGAAGCTAAAGAATGGCAGTGTTCCACGGACTGTTGCACCTGTCCCAACTGTTGCCTTGGCAACACCTGTAGTCACTGCCCCACTGCCACCCCTCCCAGTAGCCCTTTCAGCTTCAATGCCACTCCCATCAGCACCTGTCCATCCTTCGGTACCTTTACTCCAGGTGACGCCTCCTTTCTTGGCTCGACCTGCGCCCGTGGACCACACACTTGCTGCTAGCCCGCACCTATCATGGGGCGCATGCTCTGACGTCGATATATACTCTCGTATCGGAACTTACCGGCCCTCCAGGCTCTCGAGCCTCTCTACTAATTCAAAGGTCATTCTTTTTGAACATTCATCTCTCTGA